A genomic stretch from Gemmatimonadaceae bacterium includes:
- a CDS encoding FAD-dependent oxidoreductase has protein sequence MPDASNPFLNATPAPPAADAGGDIDTIARRDFLRMAGIGAGALLATGCASGGTFASAQPVVGIDRKGPRDKGVGHVVVIGAGIWGGWTAYHLRQRGARVTLIDAFGPGNSRSTSGDETRGVRSSYGDRAVGDLWTPWARASIERWNLFEKEWGPVFKTKFFHQTGDVIMRAAEEPFITKTLELWKANNVPHEVLSGDEARKRWPVIDAHDITIAITEPDAGVVRARASTQAIAAIGQQMGVKLVVGRARLGEIRGGQLQGVILDDGTVIQGDSYVFACGPWLQKLFPYLENRMRVPMGYVCYFGVPVHDTRFTDPNLPSYNFPGVTGWAMLPTDSRGFRVRGAIAPPAAPGAPTAPPPSNSPAGAAPTRNATPTAPVDPLQQHPDTSSRWASQERIDGSRRFLAARFPLLANAPLLETRACHYESSINGNFIIDHVPETQNAWIAGVGQAEGFKFAPLVGEYVAQRVLGNDGDPKLVKAFKLPTEQYEVPK, from the coding sequence ATGCCGGACGCCTCCAATCCCTTCCTGAATGCCACCCCCGCGCCTCCTGCCGCAGATGCGGGCGGCGATATCGACACCATCGCACGACGTGACTTCCTGCGTATGGCGGGGATTGGTGCCGGCGCGTTGCTGGCGACAGGCTGTGCGTCGGGTGGCACGTTTGCCTCGGCGCAGCCCGTCGTCGGCATCGATCGCAAGGGTCCACGCGACAAAGGCGTTGGACACGTCGTCGTGATCGGCGCCGGAATCTGGGGCGGTTGGACGGCGTACCATCTGCGTCAGCGCGGCGCCCGCGTGACACTCATTGATGCCTTCGGACCGGGCAACTCCCGGTCGACCAGCGGCGACGAGACGCGCGGTGTTCGCTCGTCGTACGGGGATCGCGCGGTGGGCGACCTGTGGACGCCGTGGGCGCGCGCCTCGATTGAACGGTGGAACCTGTTCGAAAAAGAATGGGGGCCGGTGTTCAAGACCAAGTTCTTCCACCAGACCGGCGACGTGATCATGCGTGCCGCCGAAGAGCCGTTCATTACGAAGACGCTTGAACTGTGGAAGGCGAACAACGTGCCGCACGAGGTGCTGTCAGGTGACGAGGCGCGCAAGCGCTGGCCGGTGATTGACGCGCACGACATCACCATCGCGATTACCGAGCCCGATGCCGGCGTGGTGCGGGCCCGCGCCTCCACGCAAGCCATCGCCGCGATCGGCCAGCAGATGGGCGTCAAGCTCGTCGTGGGGCGCGCGCGATTGGGCGAGATTCGCGGTGGACAACTGCAAGGCGTCATTCTCGACGACGGCACGGTGATCCAAGGCGATTCCTATGTCTTCGCCTGCGGCCCGTGGCTGCAGAAGCTCTTCCCGTATCTCGAGAACCGCATGCGCGTTCCCATGGGGTACGTCTGTTACTTCGGGGTGCCGGTGCACGACACCCGATTCACCGATCCCAACTTGCCCAGCTACAATTTCCCCGGTGTCACGGGATGGGCAATGTTGCCGACGGACAGTCGCGGCTTCCGTGTACGTGGCGCCATCGCTCCGCCAGCGGCACCGGGTGCACCCACCGCGCCGCCGCCATCAAACTCGCCCGCCGGTGCCGCCCCGACGCGAAACGCCACGCCAACGGCGCCGGTGGACCCGCTGCAGCAACATCCGGACACCAGTTCCCGGTGGGCGTCGCAGGAGCGTATTGACGGATCACGACGATTCCTCGCCGCACGCTTTCCGCTGCTGGCTAATGCCCCACTGCTGGAGACACGCGCCTGTCACTACGAGTCCAGCATCAACGGCAACTTCATCATCGATCATGTCCCGGAAACACAGAACGCCTGGATCGCCGGGGTCGGGCAGGCCGAAGGATTCAAGTTCGCGCCGTTGGTGGGTGAGTACGTTGCCCAGCGCGTGCTGGGCAACGACGGCGATCCGAAGCTCGTGAAAGCATTCAAGCTGCCCACCGAGCAGTACGAAGTACCCAAGTAG
- a CDS encoding MFS transporter, translated as MSIPLAPEPDAGLFGWWRVAGPQPRRALIAASMGWALDAFDVMLFSLTLSAVIAELGLTKTQAGALGSITLLGGAAGGLIFGFVADRYGRTRAMMASVLLYSVFTAACGFSQTFWQFAAFRALLGLGMGGEWASGAALVSESWPAKHRGRALGYMQSSWAIGFASAAMVVGFVLPRYGWRAVFFVGILPAFFTLWLRRSVQEPEPWLALQRAKKAGGDVARKATGSVLDMFRGRTLRLTAVVTLMNACALFGWWGLNGWVPAYLSLPTTQGGIGLSTQTMSWLIVFMQVGMWLGYVSFGYITDVISRKRVYVTYLLMASLLLPLYGSMKDPTILLLLGPFVAFFGTGFFSGFGAVTAEIYPTTIRASAQGFTYNIGRIASAAAPFTVGKLATSSGFQVAFAVAGAAYLLSAIAWSGIPETRGRELE; from the coding sequence ATGTCAATTCCTCTCGCCCCAGAACCCGACGCCGGCCTGTTCGGCTGGTGGCGCGTGGCCGGTCCGCAACCGCGCCGCGCTCTGATCGCCGCGTCGATGGGTTGGGCGCTTGACGCCTTCGATGTGATGCTGTTCTCCCTGACCCTCTCGGCGGTCATCGCAGAACTCGGCTTGACGAAGACGCAGGCCGGCGCCCTCGGGTCCATCACGCTCCTCGGAGGCGCTGCCGGGGGATTGATTTTCGGGTTCGTGGCCGATCGCTATGGTCGCACCCGCGCCATGATGGCCAGCGTGCTGCTGTATTCCGTGTTCACCGCCGCCTGCGGATTTTCACAGACCTTCTGGCAATTCGCCGCGTTCCGCGCGTTGCTGGGACTCGGAATGGGTGGCGAATGGGCCAGCGGCGCGGCGCTGGTGTCGGAGTCGTGGCCGGCCAAGCATCGAGGACGTGCCCTGGGGTACATGCAGAGTTCGTGGGCCATCGGCTTTGCGAGCGCTGCCATGGTGGTGGGGTTTGTGTTGCCTCGCTACGGATGGCGCGCCGTGTTCTTTGTCGGCATCCTGCCGGCATTCTTCACGCTGTGGTTGCGCCGCAGCGTGCAGGAGCCCGAACCGTGGTTGGCGCTGCAGCGCGCGAAGAAGGCCGGCGGTGACGTGGCACGCAAGGCGACGGGCAGCGTGCTGGACATGTTTCGCGGCCGCACGCTGCGCCTCACGGCGGTGGTGACGCTCATGAACGCCTGTGCCCTGTTCGGATGGTGGGGTTTGAACGGCTGGGTACCGGCGTACCTGTCGTTGCCAACCACCCAAGGTGGCATTGGGCTCTCCACGCAAACCATGTCGTGGCTGATCGTGTTCATGCAGGTCGGAATGTGGTTGGGCTACGTGTCGTTCGGCTATATCACCGATGTCATCAGTCGCAAGCGGGTGTACGTGACGTACCTGCTGATGGCGAGCCTGCTGCTCCCGTTGTACGGATCGATGAAAGACCCGACCATCCTGCTGCTGCTTGGACCGTTTGTGGCCTTTTTCGGCACCGGCTTCTTCAGCGGTTTCGGCGCGGTCACGGCGGAGATTTATCCCACCACGATTCGCGCGTCCGCGCAGGGCTTCACGTACAACATCGGCCGTATCGCCAGCGCGGCAGCACCATTCACGGTAGGCAAGCTGGCCACCAGCAGCGGCTTTCAAGTGGCGTTCGCCGTGGCGGGTGCGGCCTACCTGCTGAGTGCCATTGCCTGGAGTGGCATTCCGGAAACGCGCGGTCGGGAACTGGAGTAG
- a CDS encoding NADP-dependent isocitrate dehydrogenase encodes MAKIKVVNPVVEMDGDEMTRIIWQFIKDKLILPYLDVQLDYYDLSIEHRDATSDQVTIDSAEAAKRHGVAVKCATITPDEARVKEFGLKKMWKSPNGTIRNILGGVIFREPIIISNIPRLVPGWTKPIVVGRHAHGDQYKATDFKVPGPGTVTMTYTPADGSAPMQFEIAKFGVDGGVAMGMYNYNDSIRDFARASLTYGLQRNYPVYLSTKNTILKAYDGTFKDIFEQVFNDEFKTDFDKLGLTYEHRLIDDMVASALKWEGGYVWACKNYDGDVQSDIVAQGFGSLGLMTSVLLTPDGKTMEAEAAHGTVTRHFREHQKGNATSTNPIASIFAWTRGLAHRGKLDGTPAVTTFAHALEAVCIEAVEAGEMTKDLAILISKDSPYLNTEAFLDAIDRRLQAKMA; translated from the coding sequence ATGGCCAAGATCAAGGTAGTGAACCCGGTCGTCGAGATGGACGGCGACGAGATGACCCGCATCATTTGGCAGTTCATCAAGGACAAGTTGATCCTGCCCTATCTGGATGTGCAGCTCGACTACTACGACTTGAGCATCGAACACCGGGACGCCACCAGCGACCAGGTGACGATCGACTCGGCTGAAGCGGCCAAGAGGCACGGCGTGGCCGTGAAGTGCGCGACCATCACACCCGACGAGGCGCGCGTCAAGGAATTCGGACTCAAGAAGATGTGGAAGAGCCCCAACGGCACGATTCGCAACATTCTTGGCGGCGTGATCTTCCGTGAGCCCATCATCATTTCCAACATCCCGCGGCTGGTACCAGGGTGGACGAAACCCATCGTCGTGGGTCGCCACGCGCACGGCGATCAGTACAAGGCCACCGACTTCAAGGTCCCTGGGCCCGGCACGGTCACCATGACGTACACACCGGCCGACGGGAGCGCGCCGATGCAGTTCGAGATCGCCAAGTTCGGCGTGGACGGCGGTGTGGCCATGGGCATGTACAACTACAACGATTCCATCCGCGACTTCGCGCGAGCCAGTCTCACCTACGGCCTGCAGCGCAATTATCCGGTGTACCTCAGCACGAAGAACACCATCCTCAAGGCCTACGACGGCACGTTCAAGGATATCTTCGAGCAGGTGTTCAACGACGAGTTCAAGACGGACTTCGACAAGCTTGGCCTCACGTACGAGCATCGCCTGATCGACGATATGGTCGCCTCCGCGCTCAAGTGGGAAGGCGGCTATGTGTGGGCCTGCAAGAACTACGACGGTGATGTGCAGTCGGACATCGTCGCCCAGGGCTTCGGATCACTGGGATTGATGACCAGCGTGCTGCTGACGCCTGACGGCAAGACGATGGAAGCCGAAGCCGCCCACGGCACCGTCACCCGCCACTTTCGCGAACACCAGAAAGGCAATGCCACGTCCACCAACCCGATCGCCTCGATCTTCGCCTGGACGCGAGGTCTGGCCCATCGGGGCAAGCTGGACGGCACGCCGGCCGTCACGACGTTTGCGCACGCGCTGGAAGCCGTGTGCATTGAGGCAGTGGAAGCAGGCGAGATGACCAAGGATCTCGCCATCCTCATCAGCAAGGACTCGCCGTACCTCAATACCGAAGCATTCCTCGACGCCATCGACCGCCGGTTGCAGGCGAAAATGGCGTAA
- a CDS encoding ATPase, whose amino-acid sequence MRFVSGQELRAQPSKAVTLFGMSGVGKTTLAGRLQQHDWFQYSVDYRIGTRYMDEHIVDNFKREAMKVPLLRQLLRSDSIYIRSNLSFENLSPLSTYLGQPGDPSKGGIPFAEYRRRQEQHRLAETRALLDVAEFIDRARDIYGYQNFVCDSGGSLCEVVDPADASDPVLCSLAEHTMLVYIAGTEAHTRQLVERFKRHPKPMYYQPEFLETAWGTYKELAGVRDDDAVDPDGFAAWGFEQLVRHRIPLYEAIAKAHGYTIHMDDVPGVTSADDFVTLLANTIDAPSR is encoded by the coding sequence GTGCGATTCGTGTCTGGGCAGGAACTGCGCGCGCAGCCGTCGAAGGCAGTGACACTGTTCGGGATGTCGGGGGTCGGCAAGACGACCCTGGCGGGTCGGTTGCAGCAGCACGATTGGTTCCAGTACTCGGTGGATTACCGCATTGGCACGCGGTACATGGACGAGCACATCGTCGACAATTTCAAGCGCGAGGCCATGAAGGTGCCGCTGCTGCGGCAGCTGCTACGGTCGGATTCCATCTACATCCGGTCGAATCTCTCGTTCGAGAATCTCAGCCCGCTGTCGACGTATCTGGGCCAGCCTGGCGATCCATCCAAAGGCGGCATTCCATTCGCCGAATACCGTCGGCGGCAGGAGCAGCACCGGCTCGCCGAAACGCGCGCGCTGCTTGACGTAGCGGAGTTCATCGATCGCGCGCGTGATATCTATGGTTATCAGAACTTCGTCTGCGATTCCGGCGGGAGCCTGTGCGAGGTGGTGGATCCGGCGGACGCGTCAGACCCGGTACTGTGCAGCCTGGCCGAGCACACGATGCTGGTGTACATCGCAGGCACCGAGGCGCATACCCGTCAACTGGTGGAGCGATTCAAGCGCCATCCGAAACCGATGTACTACCAGCCGGAATTCCTCGAGACGGCGTGGGGAACCTACAAGGAGCTGGCCGGTGTTCGCGATGACGATGCGGTGGACCCCGACGGGTTCGCCGCGTGGGGGTTCGAGCAACTCGTCCGCCATCGCATCCCGCTATACGAAGCGATTGCCAAAGCGCACGGGTACACCATCCACATGGATGATGTACCCGGAGTCACCTCAGCCGACGACTTTGTGACGTTGCTGGCGAACACGATCGACGCACCGTCGCGCTGA
- a CDS encoding PD40 domain-containing protein translates to MRATRRLPVFPLSLTLVVQAAAVLAASAQSPAGTRLLRTPSVSAQHIAFAYANNVWVVERAGGAARRLTSFQGQTQNPKLSPDGTMIAFSAEYAGNTDVYTVPVGGGQPTRLTWHPGADLVQGWMPDGRTIVFASGRATWAANGVPRFWTVPAAGGVESPMPMPRANQGKISPDGGRVAYRMPSSWDEERRNYRGGQNRPIWILDLKTMAVDTTPFAGSKEMDPAWVGDVVYFLSDRDGVSNVWSYDTKSKKLAQATKFTDFDVKSLDAGAGVVVFEQAGYLHEYDPKLGRSHIVNISATGDFPWMMAQWKDVSTRITSLALSSTGKRAAVEARGEIFTIPAEKGDVRNLTNSSGSAEIAPVWSPDGRSVAYFSDKSGEYRLVIASQDGIAAPREITLPEPSRPYSPAWSPNGRKIAFQDTHFRIWLLDVATGAAKVVDTDPYFMADRSIIPVWSPDSRWLAYPKRLKSLFRAIYAYDAESGQVKQLTDGLADATTPAWDASGKYLWFFASTNFGLNSSLLDMSKYDHPDTRSLYLAVLTKADPSPLLPESDDEIARARGDSARAPSDSARTAASGGPGAAPPVVTRAVTIDFDGIQQRIIAVPGIVDRDYSQLRTGPAGTVFFVEPVPATGTGGGGVGAGGGGGTLHRYQLSTRRAAPFAQGVAQFVVSADGRKLLYRTGGAQSGLYLVDADRAVPAAGTGRLSATLRAYVDPKEEFRQIFNEGWRNERNNLYVPNMHGSDWAAMKKMYEPLLPFVMHRADLNYLMDNMGAEIAIGHSYVRGGDLPDVPNGNGGLLGADFSVEGGRYRITRIYDAESWNPELRAPLATPGVNVSVGDYILAVNGVALAAPDNIFRLLDGTAGRQTVLTVNARPDVQGARQITVVPIANEQGLRTRAWVERNRRIVDSLSGGKIAYVYLPNTGQPGYTSFNRYYFAQQDRQGVVVDERYNGGGSAADYIVDLLGRDYDGYFNNPVGDRYPFTSPANGIWGPKVMIINEMAGSGGDLMPFMFKRRKLGPLVGMRTWGGLVATTDTPPFVDGGSMIAPRFGFFARDGKFAVENEGVGPDIEVENWPKEAIAGRDAQLERAVAEALRLLAAKPGDRMSKEPAPPVWGKRGGR, encoded by the coding sequence ATGCGCGCGACTCGTCGTCTTCCGGTATTCCCGCTCTCCCTGACCTTGGTGGTGCAGGCCGCGGCCGTCTTGGCCGCATCGGCGCAGTCGCCCGCTGGCACCCGCCTGCTGCGCACGCCGTCGGTGAGTGCGCAGCATATCGCCTTCGCCTATGCCAACAATGTCTGGGTGGTCGAGCGCGCCGGCGGTGCCGCGCGCCGGCTGACGAGCTTTCAGGGTCAGACGCAAAACCCCAAGCTGTCACCAGACGGAACGATGATCGCGTTCAGTGCCGAGTACGCGGGAAATACCGACGTGTACACGGTGCCGGTTGGGGGCGGCCAACCGACGCGCCTGACGTGGCACCCCGGCGCCGATCTCGTGCAGGGTTGGATGCCCGACGGACGAACCATTGTGTTTGCTTCGGGGCGTGCAACGTGGGCGGCCAATGGTGTGCCGCGATTCTGGACGGTGCCGGCAGCGGGCGGAGTGGAATCACCGATGCCGATGCCCCGCGCGAACCAGGGAAAGATTTCGCCCGACGGCGGACGCGTCGCCTATCGCATGCCGTCCTCGTGGGACGAAGAACGTCGGAACTATCGTGGCGGACAAAATCGTCCGATCTGGATTCTGGATCTCAAGACGATGGCGGTGGACACGACGCCATTTGCCGGTTCGAAGGAAATGGATCCGGCGTGGGTGGGTGATGTCGTGTACTTCCTCTCCGATCGGGATGGTGTGTCGAATGTCTGGTCGTACGACACGAAGTCGAAGAAGCTGGCGCAAGCCACGAAATTTACGGACTTCGATGTCAAGTCTCTCGACGCGGGCGCCGGCGTCGTCGTGTTCGAACAGGCCGGGTATCTGCATGAGTACGATCCGAAGCTTGGACGTTCGCACATCGTGAACATTTCGGCGACGGGTGATTTTCCGTGGATGATGGCGCAGTGGAAGGACGTTTCCACGCGCATCACCAGTCTGGCGTTGTCGTCGACGGGAAAACGGGCCGCCGTTGAAGCCCGTGGGGAGATTTTCACGATTCCTGCCGAGAAGGGCGATGTTCGCAACCTGACCAACTCCAGCGGCTCGGCCGAGATCGCGCCCGTGTGGTCACCGGATGGTCGGTCGGTGGCGTACTTCAGCGACAAATCCGGCGAATACCGACTGGTGATTGCGTCGCAGGACGGGATCGCGGCACCCCGGGAGATCACCCTGCCGGAACCCAGTCGTCCGTATTCGCCGGCATGGTCACCCAACGGGCGCAAGATCGCGTTTCAGGATACGCACTTCCGGATCTGGCTGCTGGATGTCGCGACGGGCGCGGCGAAAGTTGTCGACACCGATCCGTACTTCATGGCCGATCGGTCCATTATACCGGTGTGGAGCCCGGACTCGCGTTGGCTGGCGTATCCGAAGCGACTCAAGTCGCTGTTCCGCGCCATCTACGCGTACGATGCGGAGTCGGGTCAGGTGAAGCAATTGACTGACGGGCTGGCCGATGCGACCACCCCAGCCTGGGATGCCAGTGGCAAGTATCTGTGGTTCTTCGCGTCGACGAATTTCGGACTGAACTCGTCGTTGCTGGACATGTCGAAGTACGATCATCCGGATACGCGATCGTTGTACCTGGCCGTGCTCACGAAGGCTGATCCATCGCCACTGCTGCCGGAAAGTGACGATGAAATCGCCCGGGCGCGTGGTGACAGCGCGCGTGCGCCGTCCGACTCCGCGCGCACGGCCGCGTCGGGCGGGCCGGGCGCCGCTCCACCGGTTGTCACCCGCGCGGTGACGATTGACTTCGACGGGATCCAACAGCGGATCATCGCCGTCCCGGGCATCGTTGATCGCGACTATTCGCAGCTGCGTACCGGCCCCGCCGGCACGGTGTTCTTTGTCGAACCGGTTCCGGCCACTGGCACCGGCGGCGGCGGTGTCGGCGCAGGCGGAGGCGGAGGCACGTTGCATCGCTATCAGCTGTCCACGCGCCGTGCCGCGCCGTTCGCTCAGGGGGTCGCGCAATTCGTGGTCAGTGCCGATGGGCGAAAGCTGCTGTATCGCACCGGCGGGGCGCAGAGTGGTTTGTATCTCGTGGATGCCGACCGTGCGGTGCCAGCCGCAGGCACGGGACGCTTGAGTGCCACTTTGCGGGCGTATGTTGACCCGAAGGAGGAATTCCGTCAGATCTTCAACGAAGGCTGGCGGAACGAGCGCAACAATTTGTACGTGCCCAATATGCACGGATCGGATTGGGCGGCGATGAAGAAGATGTACGAGCCGCTGCTGCCGTTCGTGATGCACCGCGCCGACTTGAACTACCTCATGGACAACATGGGCGCGGAAATCGCGATCGGGCACTCGTACGTGCGCGGCGGCGACCTGCCCGATGTGCCGAACGGCAACGGCGGGTTGCTGGGCGCCGACTTCAGCGTGGAGGGCGGTCGGTACCGTATCACCAGGATTTACGATGCCGAGAGCTGGAATCCGGAGTTGCGCGCGCCTCTGGCAACGCCGGGTGTGAACGTGAGTGTGGGCGACTACATATTGGCGGTGAACGGCGTGGCGTTGGCGGCACCGGACAACATCTTTCGGTTGCTGGATGGCACGGCCGGTCGGCAGACGGTGCTGACGGTGAACGCACGGCCCGATGTGCAAGGCGCGCGGCAAATCACCGTGGTGCCAATTGCCAACGAGCAAGGGCTGCGGACGCGCGCGTGGGTGGAGCGGAATCGCCGCATTGTTGATTCGCTTTCCGGCGGCAAGATCGCGTATGTCTACTTGCCCAATACCGGACAGCCCGGCTACACCAGCTTCAATCGCTACTACTTCGCGCAGCAGGATCGTCAGGGCGTCGTGGTTGATGAGCGCTACAACGGCGGTGGTTCTGCGGCCGACTACATCGTGGACCTGCTGGGCCGCGACTACGACGGATACTTCAACAACCCCGTTGGCGATCGCTATCCATTCACCAGCCCGGCCAACGGCATCTGGGGCCCGAAGGTGATGATCATCAACGAAATGGCCGGCTCGGGCGGCGACCTCATGCCGTTCATGTTCAAGCGACGCAAGCTGGGGCCGCTGGTGGGCATGCGCACCTGGGGCGGTCTCGTGGCCACCACGGACACGCCGCCATTTGTGGACGGAGGGTCCATGATCGCGCCGCGTTTCGGATTCTTCGCCCGCGACGGCAAGTTCGCGGTGGAGAACGAAGGCGTTGGACCAGATATCGAGGTGGAGAACTGGCCGAAAGAGGCAATCGCCGGTCGCGACGCGCAGTTGGAGCGGGCCGTCGCTGAGGCGCTGCGGTTGCTCGCGGCCAAGCCGGGTGACCGGATGAGCAAGGAACCCGCGCCTCCGGTGTGGGGGAAGCGCGGGGGACGCTGA
- a CDS encoding cytochrome c, with protein sequence MMLFTSLSAVLAALMLAVSNSAGEVSGRPLGHWTPSDRPLVRADSTPLYTEEQATAGAVLFGRVCAECHEKKDLTKADFRAKWTGRPILDLFELVRTTMPDSNPGGLSRDEYAGALAYILKLNGLPAGDTPVMPDSSAMKNVKLELPPPAP encoded by the coding sequence ATGATGCTTTTCACGTCGCTCTCTGCCGTGCTGGCCGCGCTTATGCTGGCCGTCTCCAATAGTGCGGGAGAGGTCAGCGGCCGGCCGCTCGGGCACTGGACTCCATCGGACCGTCCTCTGGTGCGGGCGGACTCGACGCCGTTGTATACCGAGGAACAGGCCACGGCCGGAGCGGTGCTGTTTGGCCGCGTCTGTGCGGAGTGCCACGAGAAGAAGGACCTCACCAAGGCGGACTTCCGTGCCAAGTGGACGGGGCGTCCGATCCTGGACTTGTTCGAGTTGGTGAGGACCACGATGCCTGACAGCAACCCGGGCGGGCTCTCACGTGACGAGTATGCCGGGGCGCTGGCCTACATTCTCAAGCTCAACGGGCTTCCAGCCGGCGATACCCCGGTGATGCCAGACAGCAGCGCCATGAAGAACGTCAAACTCGAATTGCCGCCGCCGGCGCCCTGA